A region of Streptomyces deccanensis DNA encodes the following proteins:
- a CDS encoding zinc-binding dehydrogenase, translated as MHAIRLHAFGPAENLTYEKVADPEPGPGQVRIAVAAAGVHLLDAALREGVPGPGPTPELPTVPGREVAGVVEALGEGVAETWLGRRVTAHLGFVPGGYAELAVTEVERLHEIPENLDFAQAVAMIGTGRTAMGILLFADLGPDDVVVIPAAAGGLGTLLVQYAKNAGATVIGLAGGPVKTARVAANGADLAVDYTDPAWPEQVAAYRGKATIVFDGVGGAAARESVALLAPGGRHLVFGWSADGIKDGGPYVVEGVSETVLGEEMRRRAGGPDPIRTLELRALAEAAAGRLTPAVHRFPLAEASAAHRALEDRGTTGKVVLEP; from the coding sequence ATGCACGCCATCCGTCTGCACGCCTTCGGTCCGGCCGAGAACCTGACGTACGAGAAGGTCGCGGACCCCGAGCCTGGTCCGGGCCAGGTGCGTATCGCCGTCGCCGCGGCTGGCGTACACCTGCTCGACGCGGCACTCCGCGAGGGCGTTCCGGGGCCGGGACCGACGCCGGAACTGCCCACCGTCCCCGGCCGCGAGGTCGCCGGGGTCGTCGAGGCGCTCGGGGAGGGCGTCGCGGAGACCTGGCTCGGCCGACGCGTCACGGCCCACCTCGGCTTCGTGCCCGGCGGCTACGCCGAACTGGCCGTCACCGAGGTCGAACGGCTGCACGAGATCCCGGAGAACCTCGACTTCGCGCAGGCGGTCGCGATGATCGGGACGGGCCGTACGGCGATGGGGATCCTCCTCTTCGCCGACCTCGGCCCGGACGACGTGGTCGTGATCCCGGCCGCGGCCGGAGGCCTCGGCACGCTCCTCGTGCAGTACGCCAAGAACGCGGGCGCCACGGTGATCGGCCTCGCCGGCGGCCCCGTGAAGACGGCCCGGGTGGCGGCGAACGGCGCCGACCTCGCCGTCGACTACACCGACCCGGCCTGGCCGGAACAGGTCGCGGCGTACCGGGGGAAGGCCACGATCGTCTTCGACGGGGTCGGCGGCGCGGCGGCGCGTGAGTCCGTCGCCCTGCTCGCCCCCGGCGGCAGGCACCTGGTCTTCGGCTGGTCGGCGGACGGCATCAAGGACGGCGGCCCCTATGTCGTGGAGGGCGTCTCGGAGACGGTCCTCGGCGAGGAGATGCGCCGCCGGGCCGGCGGCCCCGACCCCATCCGCACCCTCGAACTCCGCGCCCTCGCCGAAGCCGCCGCGGGCCGCCTCACCCCGGCCGTCCACCGCTTCCCCCTCGCCGAGGCGTCCGCAGCCCACCGCGCCCTGGAAGACCGCGGCACGACCGGCAAGGTCGTGCTGGAGCCGTGA
- a CDS encoding pentapeptide repeat-containing protein — protein sequence MVRARSVVKAARRPEVRLPVLEAYAGGGLEPDGDYDGLEFREEDFVGQDGGGARFMDCALTGCALDETRLHRARVLDSVLTGIRGVGTDLSEATLRDVELVEARLGGVQLHGAVLERVLVRGGKIDFLNLREARLRDVVFEDCVLVEPDFGGARLERVAFVGCAVKGADLSGVRLVDVDLREAASVEIARGVDRLSGALISAAQLMDLAPVLAGEMGIRVEG from the coding sequence ATGGTGAGGGCGAGGTCGGTGGTGAAGGCGGCGCGGCGGCCTGAGGTGCGGTTGCCGGTGCTGGAGGCGTACGCGGGCGGGGGGCTGGAGCCCGACGGGGACTATGACGGGCTGGAGTTCCGGGAGGAGGACTTCGTCGGGCAGGACGGTGGGGGTGCCCGGTTCATGGACTGCGCGCTGACGGGGTGCGCGCTGGACGAGACGCGGCTGCACCGGGCCCGGGTGCTCGACTCCGTCCTCACGGGGATACGGGGCGTCGGGACGGATCTGTCCGAGGCGACGTTGCGGGATGTCGAGCTGGTGGAGGCTCGGCTGGGTGGGGTGCAGTTGCACGGGGCCGTGCTGGAGCGGGTGCTCGTGCGTGGGGGGAAGATCGACTTCCTCAATCTGCGTGAGGCGCGGTTGAGGGATGTCGTGTTCGAGGACTGTGTGCTGGTCGAGCCGGACTTCGGGGGTGCGCGGCTGGAGAGGGTCGCGTTTGTGGGGTGTGCGGTGAAGGGGGCGGATCTGAGTGGGGTGAGGTTGGTGGATGTGGATCTGCGGGAGGCCGCGTCCGTGGAGATCGCTCGGGGGGTGGATCGGTTGTCGGGGGCGTTGATCAGTGCGGCGCAGTTGATGGATCTGGCGCCGGTGTTGGCGGGGGAGATGGGGATTCGGGTGGAGGGGTGA
- a CDS encoding FAD-dependent oxidoreductase, which yields MHPTRRPPTHLTVIGGGFAGLTAAITAAEAGARVTVHEAHHTLGGRARTAEGPYRTNEGPHALYSGGPHWTWLAQRDLIGPLAPLPPLETTRLRLHHRGALRRTPPFAMLKLLRPRRTGRPAPVDVDFLTWATEQAGEEAARAAANYAAVALFHHDPGSLSAAFVQERLRRATKLPPEAHYPRGGWASVIDRMAARAWNLGVRMETLSRIDSLDALANPGPGTGPRTGPGPVIVATSLDAARRLLKDDSLTWPSGRTALLDLAVRTRRGDAFAVSDLDTPGWIERFTAQDRTLAPAGEQLIQGQFPIGPHESRAAGITRAEHLLDLGFPGWRDRVTWRREATANGRTGAVDPVGTSWRDRPAVDRGDGVYLAGDQVAAPGVLSEVSFNSALAAVSLALGRRSKNTLDLKHA from the coding sequence ATGCACCCCACCCGACGACCCCCCACCCACCTCACCGTCATCGGCGGCGGCTTCGCCGGGCTCACCGCGGCGATCACCGCCGCCGAGGCGGGCGCGAGGGTCACCGTCCACGAGGCGCACCACACACTCGGCGGCCGGGCCCGCACCGCGGAGGGGCCGTACCGCACGAACGAGGGACCGCACGCGCTCTACAGCGGCGGCCCGCACTGGACCTGGCTGGCGCAACGGGACCTGATCGGACCGCTCGCGCCCCTCCCGCCCCTGGAGACCACCCGACTGCGCCTGCACCACAGGGGCGCCCTGCGGCGGACCCCGCCGTTCGCGATGCTCAAGCTCCTCCGCCCGCGCCGCACGGGCCGCCCCGCGCCCGTCGACGTCGACTTCCTCACCTGGGCGACCGAGCAGGCCGGCGAGGAGGCCGCTCGCGCGGCGGCCAACTACGCGGCGGTGGCGCTGTTCCACCACGACCCGGGCTCCCTGTCCGCCGCGTTCGTCCAGGAACGACTGCGCCGGGCCACGAAGTTGCCGCCGGAGGCGCACTACCCGCGCGGCGGCTGGGCGAGTGTCATCGACCGTATGGCGGCCCGCGCCTGGAACCTCGGCGTCCGAATGGAGACCCTCAGCCGAATCGACAGCCTCGACGCCCTCGCCAACCCCGGCCCCGGCACCGGACCCCGCACGGGCCCCGGCCCGGTCATCGTCGCCACCTCCCTGGACGCCGCCCGCCGCCTGCTCAAGGACGACTCGCTGACCTGGCCGAGCGGCCGCACCGCCCTCCTCGACCTCGCCGTACGCACCCGCCGCGGCGACGCCTTCGCCGTCTCCGACCTGGACACGCCCGGCTGGATCGAGCGGTTCACGGCCCAGGACCGCACCCTGGCCCCGGCGGGCGAACAGTTGATCCAGGGCCAGTTCCCGATCGGCCCGCACGAGTCACGGGCGGCCGGTATCACCCGCGCCGAACACCTGCTCGACCTCGGCTTCCCCGGCTGGCGGGACCGCGTCACCTGGCGGCGCGAGGCGACCGCCAACGGCCGTACGGGCGCCGTCGATCCGGTCGGCACCAGCTGGCGCGACCGCCCGGCCGTGGACCGGGGCGACGGCGTGTACCTCGCTGGCGACCAGGTCGCGGCGCCGGGCGTGCTCTCGGAGGTGTCGTTCAACAGCGCCCTGGCGGCCGTCTCGCTTGCGCTCGGCAGGAGGTCGAAGAACACCCTTGACCTCAAGCATGCTTGA